A region of Catenulispora sp. GP43 DNA encodes the following proteins:
- a CDS encoding IS1182 family transposase codes for MATAALARAVFPAGCLAMRLRDELGEVFSNADFTGAYPRQGGPALSPAMLALVSVLQYAERLTDRQAAHAAAARIDWKYAVGLELADPGFDHSVLSQFRDRLIGNGLEARVLELVLDRCAELGLLRVGGRVRTDATHVVACVRALNRLEFVTETLRAALEALAVAAPGWLAEHDLVSEAWVGRYGARADYWRLPKGEAERTAFAVTVGTDGFRVLDAVAIEAGQDNGFTWLAKVPAVALLARVWEQQYVRDRRRTVRQRTGKELPPGAQRIISPYDPDARVGIKRSTRWDGYKLHLTETCDADGATPHLITHVVTTAAPVDDAAQTLTVEHDLIAAGRGPAEHLVDAGYMGAELIVEAAHLGIDLLGPVPIAGGRQEREGRGYGLGDFTIDFDAHTATCPQGKTSTRWIDTKIDGHPRIHVDFYNAGCPACPAKPDCTKARYRGLTLHPREQHEALQRRRREQDTDPWRERYATRAGVEGTIAQAVNACHARRARYKGLPKVRLEHILLAAAINLIRLDAWWTGTPLGPTRTSHYARLELDLAA; via the coding sequence GTGGCGACGGCGGCCTTGGCCCGGGCGGTGTTCCCAGCGGGGTGTCTGGCGATGCGGCTACGTGATGAGCTGGGCGAGGTTTTCAGCAACGCCGACTTCACCGGTGCCTATCCCCGCCAGGGTGGGCCGGCCCTGTCGCCGGCGATGCTGGCGCTGGTCAGCGTGCTGCAGTACGCGGAGCGGTTGACCGACCGGCAGGCCGCGCACGCTGCGGCGGCCCGGATCGATTGGAAGTATGCCGTGGGCCTCGAGCTGGCCGATCCGGGGTTCGATCACAGTGTGTTGTCGCAGTTCCGGGACCGGTTGATCGGTAACGGCTTGGAGGCGCGGGTGCTGGAGTTGGTGCTGGACCGCTGCGCCGAGCTGGGGTTGTTGCGGGTCGGCGGCCGGGTGCGCACCGATGCCACGCACGTGGTGGCCTGTGTTCGGGCGTTGAACCGGTTGGAGTTCGTCACTGAGACGCTCCGGGCGGCGCTGGAGGCCCTGGCGGTCGCCGCTCCAGGCTGGCTGGCCGAGCACGATCTGGTGTCCGAGGCGTGGGTTGGGCGTTACGGGGCCCGTGCGGACTACTGGCGGCTGCCCAAGGGCGAGGCGGAGCGGACCGCGTTCGCAGTCACCGTCGGCACCGACGGCTTCCGGGTGCTGGACGCGGTGGCCATCGAAGCTGGCCAGGACAACGGCTTCACGTGGCTGGCCAAGGTGCCCGCGGTGGCGCTGCTCGCCCGCGTCTGGGAGCAGCAGTACGTCCGGGACCGGCGGCGCACGGTGCGTCAGCGCACCGGCAAGGAGTTGCCGCCGGGCGCGCAGCGGATCATCTCGCCCTATGATCCGGACGCCCGGGTCGGGATCAAACGCTCGACCCGCTGGGACGGATACAAGCTGCACTTGACCGAGACCTGTGATGCCGATGGCGCCACACCACACCTGATCACGCACGTCGTCACCACCGCTGCGCCGGTCGATGACGCCGCGCAGACACTGACCGTCGAGCACGATCTGATCGCCGCCGGCCGCGGCCCAGCCGAGCACCTGGTCGACGCCGGCTACATGGGCGCCGAGCTGATCGTGGAGGCCGCGCACCTGGGCATCGACCTTCTCGGGCCGGTCCCGATCGCCGGTGGCCGCCAGGAACGCGAGGGGCGCGGCTATGGGTTGGGCGACTTCACCATCGACTTCGATGCGCATACCGCGACCTGCCCGCAGGGCAAGACCAGCACCCGCTGGATCGACACGAAGATCGACGGCCACCCCCGGATCCACGTCGACTTCTACAATGCCGGCTGCCCGGCCTGCCCGGCCAAACCCGACTGCACCAAAGCCCGCTACCGCGGCCTAACCCTGCACCCGCGTGAGCAGCACGAGGCCCTGCAACGACGCCGCCGCGAACAAGACACCGACCCCTGGCGCGAACGCTACGCCACCCGCGCCGGCGTCGAGGGCACCATCGCCCAGGCCGTGAACGCCTGCCACGCCCGCCGCGCCAGATACAAAGGCCTTCCCAAAGTCCGGCTCGAACACATCCTGCTCGCGGCAGCGATCAACCTCATTCGGCTCGACGCCTGGTGGACCGGCACACCACTGGGGCCCACCAGAACCAGCCACTACGCACGCCTCGAACTCGACCTCGCCGCATAA
- a CDS encoding RNA polymerase sigma factor, translating to MREAFLELCEQQHAQVVAFMMRCGATLADAQDATQEAFCAAWSELTTHPERWQSVDKPGGWIRVVAIKRWRRPPGPRRRVSESPVGELPDRSNPGNEVGELTALTLTVQHVLAEIDEIARVVWAYHRDGFTNVEIAQWLDTDAQKVTDMLKKTRSVLRSALAESVEGRTA from the coding sequence ATGCGTGAGGCTTTCCTCGAACTCTGCGAGCAGCAGCATGCCCAGGTGGTGGCGTTCATGATGCGGTGCGGAGCCACGCTGGCCGATGCCCAGGATGCCACCCAGGAGGCGTTCTGCGCCGCGTGGTCCGAGCTCACGACCCACCCTGAGCGATGGCAGTCGGTCGACAAGCCCGGCGGGTGGATTCGAGTCGTCGCGATCAAACGATGGAGACGTCCTCCTGGACCGAGAAGGCGAGTTTCCGAATCACCAGTCGGCGAGCTTCCAGATCGCTCGAATCCCGGTAACGAAGTCGGTGAGCTGACCGCGCTGACGCTCACTGTCCAGCACGTTCTCGCGGAGATCGACGAGATCGCTCGAGTCGTCTGGGCCTACCATCGCGACGGCTTCACCAACGTCGAGATCGCGCAATGGCTGGACACGGACGCTCAGAAGGTCACCGACATGCTGAAGAAGACGCGTTCGGTGCTTCGCTCGGCATTGGCGGAGAGTGTCGAAGGGAGGACTGCGTGA
- a CDS encoding sigma-70 family RNA polymerase sigma factor, with translation MTDLPSPNQRGALSDSELDALLAVTDADLLRYAAAKTDQARLLLTLLEADDRAESESVPSEAWSFDQVYSGVSGPEPAAPAGLLLLHKAVRAVTISDYAWTGPDADVESGSASSSDDRDQRFDVPVDESDVVVGLVAKAKEGDADAFGELYRIYCDTVFRYIYYRVSTRALAEDLTSETFVRALRRITTFSWRGRDFGAWLVAIARNLVADHLRSSRHRMEVSTGEMLDSNEVEASPEDSVLNRLSNETLLEAVHRLDDQQRECVALRFLRGLSAEETAEIMGESEDVVRVLSHRALRALSRIVAPELGDGSRP, from the coding sequence ATGACTGACCTGCCCAGTCCCAACCAGCGCGGGGCGCTGTCCGATTCTGAGCTTGACGCTCTGCTGGCCGTCACCGACGCCGACCTTCTGAGGTATGCCGCGGCGAAGACAGATCAGGCTCGACTGTTGTTGACCTTGTTGGAGGCTGACGACAGGGCCGAGTCCGAGTCTGTTCCGTCCGAGGCCTGGAGCTTCGACCAGGTCTACAGCGGCGTGTCGGGGCCAGAGCCTGCCGCGCCGGCTGGCCTGCTTCTCCTGCATAAGGCGGTTCGAGCTGTAACGATCTCTGACTACGCCTGGACGGGCCCCGACGCCGACGTCGAGAGCGGATCCGCGAGCAGCTCCGATGACCGGGACCAGCGCTTTGACGTTCCCGTGGACGAATCCGACGTCGTTGTTGGTTTGGTGGCCAAGGCCAAAGAGGGTGATGCGGACGCTTTCGGCGAGCTCTACCGCATCTACTGCGACACGGTCTTCCGGTACATCTACTACCGCGTGTCGACCCGCGCCCTGGCCGAGGACCTCACCAGCGAGACCTTCGTGCGCGCGCTGCGCCGCATCACCACCTTCAGCTGGCGGGGCCGGGACTTCGGGGCCTGGCTGGTTGCCATCGCCCGCAACCTGGTCGCCGACCACCTCAGGTCCAGCCGGCACCGCATGGAGGTCTCCACCGGCGAGATGCTCGACTCCAACGAGGTCGAGGCGTCCCCGGAGGACTCGGTGCTGAACCGACTTTCCAACGAGACGCTGCTGGAAGCCGTCCATCGCCTTGACGACCAGCAGCGCGAGTGCGTTGCACTTCGCTTTCTCCGGGGCCTTTCTGCCGAGGAGACCGCGGAGATCATGGGTGAGAGCGAAGACGTCGTTCGAGTCCTGAGCCACCGTGCTCTTCGTGCTCTGAGCAGAATTGTCGCCCCGGAACTGGGCGACGGCAGTAGACCGTGA
- a CDS encoding toll/interleukin-1 receptor domain-containing protein — protein sequence MPEHGPYVFISYRGGDAAWAPDLVYTALKAEFGEEAVFKAGFNLRAGDEYPPVLEDRAASCPVMLVCIGPRWVAAQNADGTRRLDDSNDWVRREIELALRNGNVVIPLLLGNPDEISIPAPQNLPPDLAPLVNRQAFRLEPGGRLRMTLPDLIAQLVKLVPELGRRSTDTRGGTITAKMQIGNLRGKAAAVRAHEGISHQIDAEMKVDDLAETGDATVVDLLARGHAPAR from the coding sequence ATGCCTGAGCACGGACCATATGTCTTCATCAGCTATCGCGGTGGCGATGCCGCATGGGCGCCTGATCTCGTCTACACGGCGCTGAAAGCCGAATTCGGCGAGGAAGCCGTGTTCAAGGCCGGGTTCAACCTGCGTGCCGGGGATGAGTATCCGCCGGTCCTGGAGGACAGGGCCGCTTCATGTCCCGTAATGCTTGTCTGTATCGGACCTCGCTGGGTCGCGGCACAGAATGCTGACGGCACGCGACGCTTGGACGACTCCAACGACTGGGTCCGCCGGGAAATCGAACTGGCGCTGCGGAACGGCAACGTGGTAATCCCGCTGCTGCTGGGAAACCCCGACGAGATCTCCATCCCGGCACCGCAGAACCTACCGCCGGACCTCGCGCCGCTGGTCAACCGCCAGGCGTTCCGGCTGGAGCCCGGCGGCCGGCTGCGGATGACCTTGCCCGATCTCATCGCCCAGCTGGTCAAGCTGGTCCCCGAGCTGGGAAGGCGCTCAACCGATACCAGAGGCGGCACAATCACCGCCAAGATGCAGATCGGCAACCTGCGAGGCAAAGCGGCCGCTGTGCGCGCACACGAAGGCATATCGCATCAGATCGACGCCGAGATGAAGGTTGACGACCTTGCCGAGACCGGCGACGCGACAGTTGTGGACCTGCTCGCGCGGGGCCACGCCCCCGCGCGATGA
- a CDS encoding helix-turn-helix domain-containing protein, with translation MRSTSAAWPYKNVIPWASAAPASTGIATVSGSGMCPPDLQQRRPAVSVSRRQHNVNSCHCEKPMRDLLQVNGPAASYEGPAINETSKADTAWELLPVHSRPLDCSGALRREPPSGRSLSTLGLMATSSRDGQTLRALREGAGVSLGQVVKLTDYSRGHLSKVENGLRPASPRLVRVYETLRGGPTELPAQQRSRQTTKPPRPVAVSYGGEILRARNNLSLSQRSLAKLAGLSHVYISNLENGKSLGSPYVARLLDKRLGQDGALIALFTAESRHSPGSPTIPSTACLSGIEGCRPSEDAETVAAEAAAQLEQVRVRRHLFGPATVVNDVVAQINALHAAAASVSAGQARMFRYLEARYAEYLSWLAEEMADQRAMHEWLALAVDLGSDSGDPAIAGYAAIRRAATALRADDPDAALRHVRCALSNPELPPRLRSIALQRESRARARHGDREGFKRAIDAFYELSDDTSAPVTEDWEWGPKWDPLLGSSRLTEATGLMELEEFRTAAEVFASTMPHTFPEGQEASPSLRHARVCFAIREATAYAHVHESDRAADVIESFLPSLPDASVTVRHDLRRLASILSRRRASRLRALTPDILTLAQSALPNPRVKLLEARHA, from the coding sequence ATGCGAAGCACCTCGGCGGCCTGGCCGTACAAGAACGTGATTCCCTGGGCGAGCGCTGCTCCCGCGAGCACCGGGATCGCCACCGTGTCCGGATCAGGCATGTGTCCCCCAGATCTTCAACAGCGTCGGCCGGCTGTGTCTGTCTCACGCAGGCAGCACAACGTAAATAGTTGTCATTGCGAGAAGCCGATGCGAGACCTGCTGCAGGTCAACGGGCCCGCAGCCTCATACGAAGGGCCGGCGATCAATGAAACTAGCAAGGCAGACACGGCCTGGGAACTGTTGCCTGTTCACTCTCGGCCTCTTGATTGCTCCGGAGCGTTGCGCAGAGAACCCCCATCGGGCCGATCTCTCAGTACTTTGGGACTTATGGCGACATCGAGCAGGGACGGCCAGACGCTGCGAGCGCTCCGCGAGGGAGCAGGCGTGAGCCTGGGACAGGTCGTGAAACTCACCGACTACAGCCGAGGTCATCTGAGCAAGGTCGAGAACGGGCTCAGGCCGGCTTCACCACGCCTGGTGCGGGTTTACGAGACCTTACGAGGCGGACCGACCGAGCTCCCCGCTCAACAACGCTCACGACAAACAACCAAGCCGCCGCGGCCGGTCGCCGTCAGCTACGGCGGTGAGATCCTCCGCGCCAGAAACAACCTCAGCCTTTCGCAACGAAGCCTGGCCAAGCTGGCAGGGCTTTCACACGTCTACATCAGCAACCTTGAGAACGGGAAGTCGCTCGGGTCGCCGTACGTGGCGCGGCTGCTGGACAAAAGGCTTGGACAGGACGGCGCGCTGATCGCGCTGTTCACCGCAGAATCAAGGCACTCCCCCGGATCGCCGACAATCCCCAGCACCGCCTGCCTCTCGGGGATAGAAGGATGCCGCCCGTCTGAGGATGCAGAGACAGTTGCCGCCGAAGCAGCCGCGCAACTGGAGCAGGTCCGGGTGCGACGGCACCTCTTCGGGCCGGCCACGGTGGTAAATGACGTTGTCGCGCAGATCAACGCCCTACACGCTGCAGCGGCTTCGGTATCCGCCGGCCAGGCCCGCATGTTCCGCTACTTGGAAGCGCGCTACGCGGAGTACTTGAGCTGGCTCGCGGAGGAGATGGCCGATCAAAGGGCCATGCATGAATGGTTGGCCCTCGCTGTAGACCTCGGATCCGACAGCGGCGACCCCGCCATCGCGGGATATGCCGCGATCCGCCGAGCGGCGACAGCGTTACGAGCCGACGACCCCGACGCCGCACTCCGCCACGTCCGATGCGCGCTGTCGAATCCGGAGCTGCCACCGCGGCTCCGAAGCATTGCCTTGCAACGTGAGTCCAGAGCCAGAGCACGCCACGGCGACCGCGAGGGGTTCAAGCGAGCGATTGACGCCTTCTACGAGCTCTCCGACGACACATCCGCGCCGGTGACGGAGGACTGGGAATGGGGCCCGAAGTGGGACCCCCTGCTCGGTTCGTCGCGCCTGACCGAGGCCACGGGACTCATGGAACTGGAAGAGTTCCGCACGGCGGCTGAGGTATTTGCCAGCACCATGCCACACACGTTTCCAGAGGGGCAGGAGGCAAGCCCGTCGCTTCGGCACGCACGAGTCTGTTTCGCGATCCGCGAAGCAACCGCCTACGCGCACGTCCACGAAAGTGATCGCGCAGCGGATGTCATCGAGTCCTTCCTCCCCAGTCTGCCAGATGCATCGGTGACAGTACGCCACGATCTGCGACGACTCGCATCGATCTTGTCGCGACGGCGCGCGTCCCGACTGCGTGCCCTGACCCCTGACATCCTCACGTTGGCGCAGTCCGCGCTCCCGAATCCCCGCGTCAAGCTGCTGGAGGCCCGCCATGCCTGA
- a CDS encoding transposase family protein, whose protein sequence is MPRAMIWFVAGLLRDQLREIGTRKGTRILTCFRQAVFILAWLRDGGDIERLGAGFGMSRATAYRRHREALDAIAAQAPTLAEVLAQAVREKLPYLILDGTLVPIDRIAETKTSVKGKDIDAWYSGKAREQCANIQALAYPDGIPAWTSDAHPGSEHDLTVARAEVLQIAYPYLGDLVLLADGGYVGTPHDVKTPVPQPEAGRPELSEDIRTYNRILRGLRFQGERGFALLFGLWKALRHVTMSPRRIGDLMRATLVLTQFEHKIIWR, encoded by the coding sequence GTGCCCCGCGCCATGATCTGGTTTGTCGCCGGCCTGCTGCGGGACCAGCTCCGCGAGATCGGGACCCGCAAGGGCACCCGCATCCTGACCTGTTTCCGTCAGGCCGTTTTCATCCTGGCGTGGCTGCGGGACGGCGGGGACATCGAACGACTTGGCGCCGGCTTCGGAATGTCCCGCGCCACCGCCTACCGCCGGCACCGCGAGGCCCTGGACGCGATCGCCGCGCAGGCCCCGACGCTTGCCGAGGTGCTCGCCCAGGCCGTCCGTGAAAAATTGCCGTACCTCATCCTGGACGGCACCCTCGTTCCGATCGACCGGATCGCCGAGACCAAGACGTCCGTGAAAGGGAAAGACATCGACGCCTGGTACTCCGGAAAGGCACGCGAACAGTGCGCCAACATCCAGGCTCTGGCCTATCCCGACGGGATCCCCGCGTGGACTTCCGACGCCCATCCCGGTAGCGAACACGACCTCACCGTCGCCCGAGCCGAAGTCCTTCAGATCGCATACCCGTATCTCGGCGACCTGGTATTGCTGGCCGACGGCGGGTACGTCGGCACACCTCACGACGTCAAGACCCCCGTGCCCCAGCCCGAAGCCGGCCGGCCGGAACTGTCCGAAGACATCCGCACCTACAACAGGATCCTGCGCGGGCTGCGGTTCCAAGGTGAACGCGGATTCGCGCTGCTGTTCGGCCTGTGGAAGGCGCTACGGCACGTCACGATGAGCCCGCGCCGGATCGGCGACCTGATGCGCGCCACCCTCGTCCTCACGCAATTCGAGCACAAGATCATCTGGCGATAG
- a CDS encoding transposase, whose amino-acid sequence MMSRPPVFPAEQKMRIVLSILAGEITAADAARQLKVSEQSIETWKRQFMEGGRAGLESKASGAPSREAELEAEVEELKAALGEATVELRVWKKSAERLAPSRTSR is encoded by the coding sequence ATGATGAGTCGTCCACCGGTGTTCCCGGCGGAGCAGAAGATGCGGATCGTGCTGTCGATCCTGGCCGGGGAGATCACCGCCGCTGACGCGGCCCGGCAGCTCAAGGTGTCCGAGCAGAGCATCGAGACCTGGAAGCGGCAGTTCATGGAGGGCGGCCGTGCCGGGCTGGAGTCGAAGGCCTCCGGGGCACCCAGCCGCGAGGCCGAGCTGGAGGCCGAGGTCGAGGAGCTCAAGGCGGCCCTGGGCGAGGCCACGGTCGAGCTGCGGGTGTGGAAGAAGTCCGCTGAGCGTCTGGCCCCTTCCAGGACCTCGAGGTGA
- a CDS encoding transposase, translating into MIRQDAAMPVSRFCTLIGIPRRTYHRQLARHRAGEEGVKGPWPAPAVEAVEPIAAKYAADWPAWGHRKIHALMMVDGHAASASTVERALRRRSLLQPVDYQGERRELAKARKAAFAQPPTRPNEVWQLDFSEYETTTGGIWRLAGVTDYFTKYEHGWHIAPTCTGTDAIEAVRIAIAEAERLGGAPLAQLLLTDPDTGQTHRIKLVTDNGGAFKGVAFAKFIASRPELLHIRTRAKSPGQNGVRERSFGSLKYEHLYRVHEQIATVEDLYREAEAYRVVFNQIRPHEALGFHRPVEVLADPLLHPIHKNQTGDLVPQA; encoded by the coding sequence GTGATCCGCCAAGACGCGGCGATGCCGGTCTCGAGGTTCTGCACCCTGATCGGCATCCCGCGCCGCACCTATCACCGGCAGTTGGCGCGGCACCGCGCCGGTGAGGAGGGCGTCAAGGGTCCGTGGCCGGCGCCGGCGGTCGAGGCCGTGGAGCCGATCGCGGCTAAGTACGCCGCGGACTGGCCGGCCTGGGGCCACCGGAAGATCCACGCCCTGATGATGGTCGACGGGCACGCCGCTTCGGCCTCCACCGTCGAGCGGGCACTGCGCCGCCGCAGCCTGCTGCAGCCGGTGGACTACCAGGGCGAGCGTCGCGAGCTGGCCAAGGCCCGTAAAGCGGCGTTCGCACAGCCTCCGACCAGGCCCAACGAGGTGTGGCAGCTGGACTTCTCCGAATACGAGACCACCACCGGTGGGATCTGGCGGCTGGCCGGCGTCACCGATTACTTCACGAAGTACGAGCACGGCTGGCATATCGCGCCGACCTGCACCGGCACCGACGCGATCGAAGCCGTCCGGATCGCTATCGCCGAGGCCGAACGCCTCGGCGGGGCACCGCTGGCCCAGCTGCTGCTAACCGATCCGGACACCGGCCAGACACATCGGATCAAGTTGGTCACCGACAACGGCGGCGCCTTTAAGGGCGTCGCGTTCGCGAAGTTCATCGCCTCCCGCCCCGAGCTGCTGCACATCCGCACTCGCGCGAAGTCACCCGGCCAGAACGGGGTGCGCGAGCGCAGCTTCGGCTCGCTGAAGTACGAGCACCTCTACCGCGTCCACGAGCAGATAGCCACCGTCGAAGACCTCTACCGCGAGGCCGAGGCCTACCGAGTCGTGTTCAACCAGATCCGGCCGCACGAGGCCCTGGGCTTCCACCGCCCGGTCGAGGTCCTGGCCGACCCGCTGCTACACCCGATCCACAAGAATCAAACCGGAGATCTTGTGCCACAAGCTTGA
- a CDS encoding YrhB domain-containing protein, giving the protein MISREWAVELVERRLLAEWESSGSAAYDEPFVIAHVKQHELCWYIVYNTWQFVETGDRTYALGGNAPYVVDGLDGSLHRVFPWMCEGFQWADQYHEKVRGEVPPRALDVEIGRLVELGRRAEALKAVCVAGDFGPVNAQRYVDAVAAGAEPDPGLLARLPRAELSRVKLVAQDLRFDSCGSGVAAGRPGPRPGGGSPGPRAAGSG; this is encoded by the coding sequence ATGATCTCTCGCGAGTGGGCGGTTGAACTGGTCGAGCGGCGACTACTCGCCGAGTGGGAGTCCAGCGGGTCGGCGGCTTACGATGAGCCGTTTGTCATAGCCCACGTCAAGCAGCATGAGCTGTGCTGGTACATCGTCTACAACACGTGGCAGTTCGTGGAGACCGGCGACCGCACGTACGCGCTAGGTGGCAATGCGCCGTACGTTGTCGACGGGTTGGATGGCAGCCTGCATCGGGTGTTTCCGTGGATGTGTGAAGGCTTCCAGTGGGCTGACCAGTACCACGAAAAGGTCCGGGGCGAGGTTCCGCCTCGCGCCTTGGATGTGGAGATCGGACGCCTGGTGGAGCTGGGCCGGCGGGCCGAGGCGTTAAAGGCTGTCTGTGTGGCCGGGGATTTCGGGCCCGTCAATGCTCAGCGTTACGTCGATGCCGTGGCTGCCGGGGCCGAGCCAGACCCGGGGTTGCTGGCGCGGCTGCCGCGGGCTGAACTGTCCCGCGTCAAGCTTGTGGCACAAGATCTCCGGTTTGATTCTTGTGGATCGGGTGTAGCAGCGGGTCGGCCAGGACCTCGACCGGGCGGTGGAAGCCCAGGGCCTCGTGCGGCCGGATCTGGTTGA